TCCACGCGCCCCGCATGCGCGCATCACGAGattgcagagagagagagagagagagagagaagaagaagaagagcgcGATCGCGGGTCAGCCGAGTCCACCCACGTACGCGCGCGAGCGCCGATCCATGGAGATGAAGCTGTCGCCCGGCACCGGCGAGGTGCTAGGCTGCAAGAACCGCCCGCCGAGCAGGCTCCAGAAGAAGGCGCCCGCGTCGCTGCAGCTCGAGCAGGCCGGCCCGGGCGCGGCCCATCCTTCCCCCGCCGCGTGGGGCGACGGGAGGACGCCGATACCGCTCCTGTCGCCGCTCGTCGCGTCCACGGCGCCGGCGTGGGAGGCGGACCAGGGCGGGACCAGGAGGGACGCTGCGCAGGCCGAGACCAGGAGCGGCGGGGATGCTGACGGCATCTTAAGCCCGATCCGGCGCGGCGCGCATGGTGTCAGCAACGGGGCAGACGAGACGGCCACGACGTCGGCGCTCGTGCCCAGCGGCGGGTGGCGGCACCCGGCTATGACGACGCCGACGCCCGCTTCCAACGGGGGCGGGGGGTGGCGGCACCCGGCGATGCCGTCGCCGGTCCCGGAGCCGGCGTCCCTGACGCCGCTCTTCAAGTCGCAGTGCGCGGTGGAGCTGCACAACCCGCAGGCGCAGGCACAATAGTGAGGATCCAGGACCACTTCAACCAGGCGACCGGCAGTCGGCGTGCGCCAGGCTCCGCGGCGACGACCGAAGCCAGCGACGTGCATGGACACTCCGTGCGTGCTCTCCGTGTGTGTCTGCCTCATACGTGCCCTCCTCGTGAAGTCGTCATCTTGCTTGCACAACTAGTTTTACTCCATTCTAGCTTGGTCATGTATAGACGTGGTTGTGATTCTCTGGGTCACTGGACTAAATTAACTGGTCATTCTCGattgtaaaacatgatccaataAAGCAAATGGCAGAATCCCAATGTCCCTCCTTGTAAGCTTTCGATGAACGGAACTGCTCTACACACGACAAACACTATGCACTGCCTAACCAGTCGTTGCAGTGTCAGACTTTGAGATATTTCAGGGGAGAAACATGAGACTTCTAGCATCAGAATTCAAAGTAATCATGCACACACATTCATTTCATTGCTCCGGCTAACGATTAGAGAGTTTATACAAAAGAGGAACATGGTGATCTTAAATAGGGAGTAGTAGAATACAAGCTGTTCATCACATACCCACAGCAATCTCGCTGTATAAATCCCCAGATATATATAGTAGTAGATGCTATTCGTTTTTTACCCCGGAAGTCCAGGCTACTCTTCGGTTACGGCTTACTTCTAACAGCTCGGCTCGACTTGATGCATGTACTAGGCTAAGGGAACTATCAAACTTGTCCTGCATACCAGAGCACCATTACTGCAGCTGTCTTGACAGTGTGCTGCGCCATGACAGAACACCGTTGGCTTCTCTCAAACTCCTCGCCCTTCTGTACTCGATTTCAGCATCTGAGCATGCCTGGCCAGGCGGAGATCTCTTCCTGAGACCTCAATGGGTTTTAGAGATATTTCATCCCTCGCCTTCCTGAAAGGATGGCAATCTTTCGCGGTTGCATCATCCTCAGACAGATGCCCCGCTTTCGTTCCTGAGAGAAGTTGATTAAGGACATCATTAGGGTATTGTGCAAATCAAAATCTGGGTGTAGCTAGATGTTGATGAAAGACATTTGTGTTCAGGCTACAAAATGTAAGTATAGTTCAAATTACCGAACAACTGGTCTGCACAGCACAGCAGTTCATGGAGATCTAAATGATGATTCTGGTAAATCACGATACAACAAAATAGCTGGGGTGAAAAGTCAGGACAATTTACCTTTGAATATATCCAGGTGCAGTACTTTATGTGGACTGCCACCAGAAAGCTGGTCCAGCGACTTCTTTGTGCTTGTGGTCTCGTTTACATTCAAGAGTGACTTATCCATTTTATCAACTTTCTGAACCTCATTAGGCAGATCAATAAATGGGGACACCTCAGTAGAAGGGGCGTTGTTTCCAAATGGGGATATGCTGAACCCATCATCCAGCGCGTCTGGTATTTCTACATAATGTTGAGTTGTAACAATCTCATCAGCACTGAATCCAAATGATGCTCTGTATGCTTCAACCTCATCAGCATCTTGCTTATCCCTTGAGACACTAAGCCTTCCACCATTATACGGAAATGACTGTTGAGCCTGATCCAGGTAGAACTGAGCAGATGCCGCTGGACGGAAAAAATTGCTATCTAGCAGACAGTTTCTAGGGGCAGCTGAATCAAGTCCAAAAATATTTGATGGTGATGTATTGGAATACGGTGTGTCACAAGCAGATCTGGAAGTCTTCCACTGTGCAGTAGGGACCTCTTGCTCAGGAATGGGCGATGCAATGGAATATGGCGTGTCACAGACGGACCTAGATGTCTTCCAGTGTGCAGTAGGAACATCTTGCTCAGGGATTGGTGAGGATAGACCGGTCCTTGGAGTTACTGAGGCAGGCGATATGAGGCTGCTAGAAGGGCTCCCTGGGTAAAGTGGATAAGATCCCTGGAGTCCTAAACCACCAGAGTATGTTGTTGACAGGTAATGCATGTTATGCTCCTTGCCAGCAGTTTTAGGACCCGTATATGATGAAAGAAACCGAGCATATGGAACATCTGGAGAGGACGGAGTGGTTGCATGAGCTAGTTCAGGAGGAGGGGTCAGTGGTGCTGTAGAGGGCTCAgttgtgaaagttgaaaaggctgTTGGAGGTGAGACAAGTTGAGGTTCATTGGCATATGGTCCAACAGCGAACATATTAGGCGTTGGGCCACCAGGAGAGTTTGCAGATATTGACAGGAAGCGGTTAGGTGACTGAACAGTCGAAGGAAGAGCAGAGTTCGAGAAGGATGCGGGCGATGATGGTGGTGCAAGAAGAGATAAATTCATAGCT
This genomic window from Aegilops tauschii subsp. strangulata cultivar AL8/78 chromosome 4, Aet v6.0, whole genome shotgun sequence contains:
- the LOC109743760 gene encoding uncharacterized protein, which translates into the protein MQRSLPTVHARASSKPGRPLVTRRTFITLHAPRMRASRDCREREREREKKKKSAIAGQPSPPTYARERRSMEMKLSPGTGEVLGCKNRPPSRLQKKAPASLQLEQAGPGAAHPSPAAWGDGRTPIPLLSPLVASTAPAWEADQGGTRRDAAQAETRSGGDADGILSPIRRGAHGVSNGADETATTSALVPSGGWRHPAMTTPTPASNGGGGWRHPAMPSPVPEPASLTPLFKSQCAVELHNPQAQAQ